In Nostoc sp. GT001, a genomic segment contains:
- the rfbF gene encoding glucose-1-phosphate cytidylyltransferase: MKAVILAGGLGTRLSEETSIRPKPMVEIGGKPILWHIMKTYSAHGINDFIICCGYKGYIIKEYFANYFLHMSDVTFDMRFNQMNVHSGYAEPWRVTLVNTGDNTMTGGRLKRISEHLGNETFCFTYGDGVSNINITELVKFHKEQNSLGTLTAVQPAGRFGAISLGYEQTKITSFREKPEGDGAWINGGYFVLEPEVINLIADDSTVWEQEPLEKLADMEQLSAFKHDGFWQPMDTLRDKNYLEGLWNNNQAPWKVW; encoded by the coding sequence ATGAAAGCGGTGATTTTGGCTGGAGGTCTTGGTACACGCCTCAGTGAAGAAACCAGTATTAGACCCAAGCCGATGGTTGAGATTGGTGGTAAACCAATTCTCTGGCACATAATGAAAACATATTCTGCCCACGGCATTAATGATTTCATCATTTGTTGCGGTTATAAAGGTTACATCATTAAAGAGTATTTTGCTAACTACTTCTTACACATGTCAGATGTTACCTTTGACATGCGCTTTAACCAGATGAACGTGCATTCTGGTTATGCTGAACCCTGGCGTGTCACCTTAGTAAATACGGGTGATAATACAATGACAGGCGGACGCTTAAAGCGAATCAGCGAACATCTTGGTAATGAGACTTTTTGCTTTACCTATGGTGATGGTGTAAGTAATATTAATATCACCGAGCTAGTTAAGTTTCACAAAGAACAAAATAGCTTAGGAACACTCACAGCCGTTCAACCAGCCGGACGTTTTGGTGCTATTTCTTTAGGATATGAACAAACTAAAATCACCAGCTTTCGGGAAAAACCCGAAGGTGATGGAGCTTGGATTAATGGCGGTTATTTTGTGTTAGAACCAGAAGTCATCAACTTAATTGCTGATGACTCTACGGTATGGGAGCAAGAACCATTAGAAAAGCTAGCTGATATGGAACAGCTATCTGCTTTTAAACATGATGGTTTTTGGCAACCGATGGATACTTTACGCGATAAAAACTATCTCGAAGGGCTGTGGAATAACAATCAGGCTCCTTG